The genomic window TTGGATAAATCACTGTGGGTGGCGCTGGTGCTGGCGGTGTTTATCATCCTGTTTGGCACCCGCCATCTGGATGCCAGCGAGCGTCATGAAGGCATGGTGGCAGCAATTGCCCTGGAATCCCTGGTCAAGCTGGTGGCCTTCATGAGTGTCGGCGTTTTTGTGGTGTTTGTGCTGTTTGCCGGCCCCCAGGATCTGTTTCAACAGGTCGCGCTTAGCCCTGATCTGGCGGATACCCTGCGCCTGGATCAAGTGCCCGGCGGAACCACTGGCTGGGTAGGCATGCTGATTCTGGCGTTTCTGGCGTTTCTGACCCTGCCCCGCCAGTTTCAGGTGCTGGTGGTGGAAAACGTCGATGAACATCACCTAACACGGGCCAGTTGGTTGTTTCCTATTTACCTTTTGTTGATCAACCTGTTTGTGGTGCCGATAGCACTGGCGGGCCTGCTGCTTGGCGATGTGGCCGGCGACCCAGATAGCTTTGTGCTGACCCTGCCGCTTTCAGCGGGCGCTGAAGGCTTGCCGCTGTTTGTGTTTATCGGCGGGCTATCAGCCGCCACCGGCATGGTGATTGTCGAAACCATTGCTCTATCTACCATGGTCAGCAACCAACTGATCATGCCGCTGTTGCTGCGTTTCAGGTTTTTGCACGCCAGCCAGCCCGGCCAACTGGCGGGCTGGCTGCTGGGCATTCGCCGGGTTGCCATCGTACTGCTGTTGCTGCTGGGTTATCTTTATCACGCCTTGATGGGGGACGCCTACAGCCTGGTGACCATAGGGCTCGTCTCCTTTGCTGGCGTGGCGCAGTTTGCGCCCGCCCTACTGATTGGCCTTTACTGGCGCGGTGCCTCACGCCTGGGTGCCATGCTTGGGCTGATCGCCGGGTTTGGCGTCTGGGGGTATACCCTGCTGTTGCCCGGCTTTGCGCAATCCGGCTGGTGGGACATGGCGCTGATTGAACAGGGGCCCTGGGGCATTGAATGGCTCAAGCCCTATGCGCTGTTTGGCCTGCAGGGCTGGGATATCTATACCCATGCGCTGCTGTGGAGCATGCTGGCCAACGTCGGTCTGCTGGTCGGCGCGTCACTGTTCAGCCGCCCCACGCCGCTGGAACAGACCCAGGCGGCGCTGTTTACCGAAGCCATGCACCCCAACCTGCAAGGCACCACCCTGTGGCGGGGGCAAACCACCCAGGGGGAACTGCGCGACCTGCTGGCGCGCTATCTGGGCGCAGCGGCCACCCAGCGGGTATTTGCGGATATCGCTGAATCCCAGGACGCTGCCGACCAGATCGCCTCCCACGCGCTGGTGACCAGTGCGGAACAGGCCCTGGCCGGTTCGCTGGGCAGCGCCTCCGCCAGAGTGCTGATCAATTCGGTGGTACGTGGCGAAGCGCTGGATCTTGAAGGTTTACTGAGCATTCTCGACACCACGTCGCAAACCCTGGAATATAACCGCCGCCTGGAACAGAAATCTGATGAGCTGGCGCGCATTGGCGAAGAATTACGCAGTGCCAACGAACGCCTGCGCGAGCTTGACCGCCTCAAGGATGAATTTGTCGCCATGGTCAGCCATGAACTGCGCACACCGCTGACCTCCATTCGCGCCTTTGCCGAGATACTGCGTGACGGTGACAACCTGCCTGAACACAAACGCCAGCATTTTCTTGGCGTTATCGTCCATGAAAGCCAGCGTCTTTCACGCCTGATAGAGGAAATTCTCGACCTGGCCCGGCTGGAAAGCGGCCGCTTGACGCTTGACCCCAAGCCGCTTGACCTGGCCCAGGTGGCCCAGCGCAGCGTGGATGCTATTTCCCGCCTGCAGGAAAACCGTGGCATCGCCCTCGATAGCGCCATAGACGTCGAACCCGCCATCATTATTGGTGATGAAGACCGTCTGGAGCAGGTCATCATCAACCTGCTCGACAATGCCGGCAAGTTTGCCGATACCGATCAGCCCAAAGTGCGCCTGCGTCTCTATCGCCACAAACGTCATTATCGGCTCAGCGTTGAGGATAACGGTAAAGGGATCAGCGAAGACGAGCGGGAAAGAGTCTTTGAGAAGTTCCACCAGATTCAGGAACAGGGTGAAGTGCCGCGTGGCAGGCCCAAAGGCAGCGGCCTGGGTCTCCCCATCAGCCGGGGCATAGTCGCCCATCTGGGCGGGCGGCTATGGGTGGAAGATGCCCCTAACCTGGGCGGCGCCTGCCTGATCATGGAACTGCCCGAAGCGCCTGAACAGGCCCAGTAGAAAGGTGCTCAGTTTACTCGGCGGCTGCTACGCACCTGAGTCTGCACCCAGCTAACAAAACGCCGAACCGTCTGCAGGTCATACACCAGCATATGCACCTGATCGGCCCGCAGGCGAGCAAGGTCCAGCCAACTGTCTGCCGTCAACCCGATGGCCATCTGGTGGCATTGCTGATCAAACATCAGCTGCTGCAAACGCTGGAAAGTCGCCAGTACGCTTTCAGCCTCACCAAGGCTGAGTAGACAGCCGGGTGCTACCCCAAGAGCCAGCAATCGGCGGCGGGTTGATACTTCCTTACAGCGCTGATGCACCGCCAGCAGACGCACCGCGCTGACCAGCGGCATCAACCCCTGGCGCTTGAGATCAATGGCCTGCTCAAAAGGCCCTTCCTGAGTTGAGGTGTTGGCCAGCCGTCCACGGCGATTCAGCGCTACCGGCAACTCATCCAGCAGGGCGGCCATTTCATCCATGAATAAGGCGCGGGTGGGCAGTATCTGCGTCACGGACTTGGCCAGATCATCCGCCAGCCAGCGATCACCGTGAACGGGGTTGAAATCCAGCAGGATATTGGTTTGCTGAACCCGTTTGACCTGCCTGTCCTGTGTCCACAGTTCCAACTGGGTCTGCCACTCGCTCAGGCGTTTTCGCCACATTGGCCAGCGGGCCATGACGTGCCCCTGGCACAGCGGAATACCCGCTTCATCCAGACGTCGGGTAAACCCTTCCCCCAGGGCCTGGAAATAGCCGTCGATATCACGCTGACGGCTGTCCGGATAGTCTTCAATGATCAGGGCATTATCCTGATCAGGGCCCAACAGGCTTTCATCACGGGCACCGGAACCCAGTACCAGCACACAGTAGCGTACCGGTACAGGGCCCCAGCCCTGGCTGGTCATTTCTTCGAGGGATTCATCAATCGCCCGGCGATACAGCCAGGCATTGTAATCACTGATCAGCTGGCTGATACGCCAGGCAGGAAGGTCATAACGGATCAGTACCTCTACCCACTGGCGTTGCCACTGATAGGCAGAGGATAAATTCGCAGGTGCAGCCGAAAGCACGCGCTGCAGGGGTTCCATCAGGCGTTGTTCACCGACCTCAGGGTCAAATGGCGGCTCAAACAGACAGCGCCATGGCGAGGCACGGTGCAACCAGTGCATAAGGGGGTCAGGCGCTCGAGTCGTCCGCCGCTTGCTGGCGGGGGTCGGGTTCAAACATGGCGTCGCCTACTTCCTCGATGTAACGTTTGGCCTTGGTGACCATCATTTCATCGCAGGCATCACGGCTTGGCAGCATATCCGAACGTTCAAAGCGGTGTTCACGCAATTTACCCTCGTCAAGCCGCTGCTGAATCACACCACTCACCCGATACTGACCGCTCTGCACATCCGGTTCGGATATGATCAGATAGCCCGCATACTCAATCGCCTCAGCAGCTTTTGCTCGGCTGTTGGCTTCACCGTCACCTGCACTGAACAGGCCTGAAAGCAGCTTTTTCAGCATACCGACTCCTTGAATGGCAAGCGGCGGCAGCACACTGCTGCCGCACGCATTGACAGGTTAGCTCTGCTGGCGACCCTTACCGGCCGCAATCCGCAGACGCAGGGCATTCAGCTTGATAAAGCCTTCTGCATCTTTCTGGTCGTAAGCGCCCGCATCGTCCTCGAAGGTAGCAATCGATTCATCAAACAGCGATGCGTCCGACTTGCGGCCAACCACGGTGGCGTTGCCCTTGTAGAGTTTCATGCGTACAACACCACCGACGTTTTTCTGGGTTTCGTCAATGGCGGCTTGCAGCATGCGACGCTCCGGGCTCCACCAGTAGCCGTTATAGATCACTTCGGCGTACTTGGGCATCAGCTGGTCTTTCAGGTGCGCTTCTTCACGATCCAGAGTCAACGATTCGATCGCACGGTGGGCGCGCAGCATGATGGTGCCCCCCGGTGTTTCATAACAGCCCCGCGACTTCATGCCAACGTAGCGGTTCTCAACGATATCCAGACGGCCAATACCGTTGTCACCACCCATCTTGTTGAGGGTTTCCAGCACTGCATGGGGTTTCATGGCCTGACCGTCAATCGCCACGATGTCGCCCTGATCAAAGGTCAGCTCAACGTAAGTGGGCGTCTCCGGCGCGGCCTCGGGAGACACGCTCCAGCGCCACATGTCTTCTTCTGCTTCGGCCCAGGGGTCTTCAAGAATGCCGCCTTCATAGGAAATATGCAGCAGGTTGGCATCCATGGAGTACGGCGATTTTTTCTTCTTGCTGGAGAAATCTACCGGAATATCATGCTCTTCACAGTAGGCCATCAGCTTTTCACGGGAAGTGAGATCCCACTCACGCCAGGGTGCAATGACCTTGACGCCCGGCTTGAGCGCATAGCCGCCCAGCTCGAAACGCACCTGATCGTTACCTTTGCCGGTCGCCCCGTGGGAAATGGCATCGGCGCCGGTTTCGTTGGCAATTTCGATCAACCGCTTGGCAATCAGCGGACGCGCAATAGAGGTGCCCAGCAGATATTCGCCTTCGTAAATCGTATTGGCGCGGAACATCGGGAAGACATAGTCGCGCACAAACTCTTCGCGCAGATCTTCAATGTAGATTTCTTTCACACCCAGCGCCTGCGCCTTGGTACGGGCAGGCTCGACTTCTTCACCTTGACCGATGTCGGCGGTAAAGGTCACCACCTCGCAGTGGTAGGTTTCTTGTAACCACTTGACAATTACAGATGTATCCAGGCCGCCGGAATAGGCCAGAACCACCTTCTTGACATCGGACATTCTTGACTCCTTGCTGATCAAAAAAAGCTCACTGATAAAAGCGCAGCGTCTTGGCGTTGCGTTCAAAACACAGAGTATAGCGCTCTGCGCAGTCAACGAATACCCAGGCAGCGACGACTGTCAATGAAAGCTGATAGAATCCGGCTACTCAACAAAGTAACTGACCATACATTTATCAGTGGCACTGAGCACCACTGACTCGCTACCAAGGAGAGCTGCATGAGCGAGGCAATTGCCCGCGATTTGATGGCCCAGCGTTTTCGCAGTTATCTGCCGGTTGTGGTGGATCTTGAAACCGGCGGATTCAACGCCGAACGCGATGCGGTACTGGAGATTGCGGCCGTTACCCTGACCATGGACCCGGAAGGTAATCTGCTGCCTGACGCTACCTATGCCTATCACCTCCACCCGTTTGAAGGGGCGAATGTCGAGCAGTCAGCGCTGGATTTTACCGGCATTCGTCTGGATGACCCACTGCGCCGCCAGGTTGCCTTGAGCGAAGAAGAAGCCTTGGGGGAAATTTTTCGCCCCATCCGCAAGGCCATCAAGGCACATGGCTGCACCCGGGCGATACTGGTGGGGCACAATGCCGCCTTTGATCATGGCTTTCTGAATGCGGCAGCCAACCGTTGCGGCATCAAGCGCAACCCCTTTCATCCATTTTCCAGCTTTGACACGGCAACCCTCGCTGGGCTGGTCTATGGCCAGACGGTACTCGCCCGCGCCTGTCGCGCTGCCGGTATCGAGTTCGACAACAAGGCGGCCCATTCGGCTCGTTATGATACCGAACGCACCGCAGAGCTGTTCTGTGCCATGGTCAACCGCTATAAGGATCTTGGCGGCTGGCAGCTGGCCGTGCGCGAACAGGCCATGGATGACAATGAGGATTGAGCCAGATGTATCGAGCGGATGCAGGCTCAGGCCCTTTACGCTAAACTTCGTCAACCGCTGACAGCAGATGCCTGGGAAAACCCACGTTTTCCTCGGTATTCATGCGCATGATGCAGTTCAGTCAAAGCCCCCTTTCAGGAGAGAAAGCGTTTCCATGGCCCAGCACAATGCCTTTTATGCCCAGTCCGGAGGCGTCACCGCCGTCATCAACGCCAGCGCCTGCGGCGTCATTGAAGCCTGCCGTGAAGCCCCCGAGCACATCAACAAGATCTACGCCGGCCATAACGGCATTATCGGTGCCCTGACCGAAGATCTGATTGATGTCACGCAGGAAAGTGAAGAGGCCGTGACGGCCTTGCGTCATACGCCGGGGGGTGCCTTTGGCTCCTGCCGTTACAAGCTCAAGGATATCGAAACCCACCGTACCCAGTACGAGCGGCTGATCGAAGTCTTCAAGGCTCATGATATTCGCTACTTCTTCTACAATGGTGGCGGCGACAGCGCCGATACCTGCCTGAAGGTGTCACAGCTTTCCGAAAAACTCGGCTACCCGCTGACCGCCATCCATGTGCCCAAGACCGTCGATAATGATCTGCCGATTACCGACAACAGCCCAGGCTTTGGCAGCGTCGCCAAGTATATTGCCACTTCAACCCTGGAAGCCTCGCTGGATATCGCCTCGATGTGCGCCACCTCCACCAAGGTATTCGTGCTTGAGGTCATGGGCCGCCATGCGGGCTGGATCGCCGCTGCCGGTGGCCTGGCCGGAGAGGGTGAAGGCGAGCCACCTCACCTGATCATCTTCCCGGAAGTTGCCTTTGACCGCGCTGCCGTGATGGCACGGGTGGATAAATGCGTGAAGGATTACGGCTACTGCGTGATTGTCGTTTCCGAAGGCGCGCGCTATGAAGATGGCACCTTCCTGGCCGACGCTGGCAACACCGACGCCTTTGGCCACCGCCAGCTGGGCGGCGTCGCGCCTACCCTGGCGGGTATGGTCAAGCAGGATCTGGGCTACAAATACCACTGGGCTGTGGCGGATTACCTCCAGCGCGCTGCGCGCCACCTGGCTTCAAAAACCGACGTTGAACAGGCCTATGCGGTGGGTCGCGAAGCGGTCACCCTGGCATTGGCAGGTAAAAACGCCATGATGCCGGCGATTCGCCGCGTCGCCGATACGCCCTATCAGTGGGATGTGATTTCGGCACCGTTGAAAGATATCGCCAATCAGGAAAAATTCATGCCGCGTGACTTCATCAGTGACGACGGTTTTGCCATTACCCAGACCTGCCGCAATTACCTCTCTCCGCTGATTCAGGGCGAGGATTTCCCGCCGTTTGAAAACGGCTTGCCCAGGGTAGCCAAACTCAAGCTGGCCAAGGCCGAAAAACGCCTGCCGGTGTTTACGCTCTAGGGCACCCGCTTTTTTCAGCGACCATAGCAAAGACTAACGGCCGGGCATTTAGCCCGGCCTGTTTGTTTAAAGCTTAGAATCTAGAGTTCAGTGTTTCTAACGCAACAGCCAGGAAAGTACCAGCAGCAACAGCAGAATACCCGCCACGCCCTGCCAGAAACGCCGTGAATCCTGGCGATTCTCCCGTCTCACGCGCCCTAAAGGCAAACGCAAGGCACGCAGGAATTCCGACATGCGCCGAAACCTCAGGGCCCGCTGTGGGTCGAGGGCACGACGCAATGCATCGTCAAGATCCACAGAAATTTCCGGGTTAGCCGCTCGGGCACTGCGATAGATAAGCCCTTCCAGATCGGTATGGCTGCGTAGCTTGTCCGGGGTTAACTGATAAGGCAGCTGGCCGGTCAGCAACCAGTAGGTTGTCGATGCCAGCGAATATTGATCACTGCGCCGCCCGACGCTATCACCCAACGCATATTCAGGCGCGGTATGAGGGCCGAAACCCACTTGGGCAAGCAGTTCGCCGGAATGGCGGTGGCCATCCGCCTCGCGCACATGGCAGGCGCTGAAATCTGCCAGCACCAGTTTGCCATGGGGGTCAATCAGGATATTTTCCGGGGTGATCTGCTGGTGGAGTATATCCCGATGATGCAGCGCCTGCACCGCCTTGCCCAGCTGATTGGCAATTTCAAGCCGCTGGTTCAGGCTTGCCTGGGGGTGACGTTCCGCCCAGGACTGAAGCGTCTCACCTGCCACATAAGCCATCAGGTAATACAGGTAGCGGCGAGGCCGCGAAGGCTCCATCACCTTGACGACATAGGGGGAATTGACCCGTTCAACGACCCACTGCTGCAGCAGGAAATGCTCCAGATAGGCATTGCGCAATGATAACTCTGGGCTTGGCGCCTTCATCACCATTTCGCGCTGGCTATGCACATCGCGCACATGGTAGACCCGCGATTGCGCCGTGCGCGACAGCACACTGAGTATTTCAAAGCCATCAAAACGCTCGCCGGGCGAAAGCTCAGGGGGGATGGGCAAATCGCCATACACACGCCCAGGATGGTCATTGACTTCATCCGGCAACTCATCAATGCGCACCAGCTGAAAACAGAATTGCTCTCCCCCATAGCCACGCTCCTGAGCGCGTGCCTTGGCTTCATCGGCCAGGCGTTCACAGGCAGCATCCAGATCGCTGGCGTCCTGGCGGATCAGGCGGACATAATCAGACGGTAACAGGGTGCCGCCGACGGCCTGGGTGGTAAACAGGAAAAGGTCGCCCTGTTTCAGCGCCAGCGGGGTGTAATCAATATCCAGGCTGCCATCCAGGCCGAGTGCCCGCGAGGGGTAGCGGTAACCGCCCAGATCCGTCACATGATCACGGGAAAGCTGCTCGAACTCGGCGCCGCGCAAGCGAAAGACCAGGGTATCGCCCATATGGAAAAGATGCCCTTCCCGGTGGCGCAGCACCAGTGCCGATAACGACGAAACAAAACTACCATTACGCACATGCTGGCTTTGACTGTAACACCAGCTGTTCAAGGCCCTTAGCACACGAGTAGCGGATACCTTGGTATCCCAATGGTCGGGGGTTGAGAAGTAATCAGCCAGAAATCCACGCACACTCAGGTCTCCAGCCTGCTTGGCGAGGCTGTTGCGCGCCACTGAATCGCTGATAATCGCACAGCCGCCCTTGGCCTGTAGCAAGGGTTCTTCTGGAATGCGCACTGACATGGAGCTGCGATGTTCGCGTCGGTCAGGCGCAACAAAGGCTTGACCATAACTTATCAGCAGTTGAGCTTTGGCCAAGTGCGCCTCCTTGATCGGCTAACCTGAATCATCATCTTCATAAGCGCATGATACACCGCTGATCTTTATACACCTAAACCCAGGCCACCGACCTAGGTGTAAGAAACCTAGGTCGCATTGGTAATTGCGCGCCCATATTCGTATAATCGCCCCCATTAAGTCTTATAGACGTTATAATCCTGCGCGACTCTGTACCACCAAGGAAACCAAGATGAACTTTGATAACATCCCCGCCGGTAAGGATCTGCCCAACGACGTTTACGTGGCAATTGAAATCCCGGCCAACCACGCTCCTGTCAAATACGAAATCGACAAGGACATGGGCGCCTTGATGGTTGACCGTTTCATGGCTACCCCGATGTTTTATCCGGCCAACTATGGGTTTATTCCGCACACCCTGGCTGACGACGGCGATCCTATTGACGCCCTGGTAGTGACACCTTACCCGGTAGAACCAGGCAGCATTATCCGTGCTCGCCCGGTGGGTGTTCTCAACATGACCGATGAAGCAGGCGAAGATGCCAAGCTGGTCTGCGTTCCCCACGCCAAGCTGTCCTCCTTGTACGATGACGTTCAGGAAGTGACTGATCTGCCTGAGCTGCTGCGCCAGCAGATTGCGCATTTCTTCGAGAACTACAAGGATCTCGAAAAAGGCAAGTGGGTCAAGGTGGAATCCTGGGAAGGCGCCGACGCCGCCCGCAAGGCGATTGAAAAAGCCTTTGCTGCCCACAAAAAAGCCTGAAGCAGTTTGTCTTTCTGAAAGCTGCCTATGGTTTGAAAAAACAGGTTGTATCAACGGGTCGCCATAAGGCGACCCGTTTGCGTTGCAACCCGGATTAAGCAGCGATTAAACCCCGCGTCATGAAGGCGCATGCCCCTGCGCGGGGAGTTTTTGCCAGGGTAAGCTGTCACAGCGACACCGACCGCCATGACTCAAGGACATTCCGTGCCATTTACTCGCCATTTATCACTTCTTATCACTGCCCTGCTCCTGACGGCGCTGACGCTCGGTTTATGGCCCCAGGTCAGCCAGGCGCAATGGTTTTCCTCCAGCGATCAGGGGGAGTTCCTGCCTGTGCAGGAGGCCTTCCAACCCAGCGCCTGGCATGATGGCGATACGCTGTATATCGGGATGGAGATCACTGAAGATTACTATCTTTATCGCCATCAGTTTGCGGTTCAAAGTACAGACGAAAACACGACGCTTGACGCCCCGCAGCTGCCAGAGGGGCAGTTTATCACCGACGAGTTTCTCGGCGATGTCTATGTGTTTCGCGACCAACTGGTGTTTGAGGTACCCATTGCAACGCCTCACGGTGGCCCCTTACCTATCCGCCTGACGTATCAGGGCTGTGCCGATGCCGGGCTTTGCTACCCGCCAGAAACCGTTTCCTTACAGGCCGTCCAGTCTCAGGCGCCAGCGGCATTTGCTGACTGGCAGACTTCGCAAGGCGCTACCCAGGAAAACGCATCTCAGCAGGCTACTGGCAGCGCTGCCAATCAAGGTGCTGACAACCCGGATGCTGTCAGCTCGAACGTAGGGGCAAACAGTTTCAGCGGTGCACAAAGTGATGACCGTCGCTTTACGACCCTGCTCAGCGAGGCGAGCCTACCCCTGGCGCTGGGGCTGTTCTTTATTGCCGGGCTAGGGCTGACCTTTACGCCCTGCGTGCTTCCCATGATCCCGATTCTGTCGTCTATCGTGGTCGGCCAGAACCCGACCAAGCCGCGCGCCTTTGTGCTGTCCGCCAGCTATGTGCTGGGCATGGCCCTGACCTATGCGCTGGTCGGCGTGCTGATGGGCCTGTTTGGTGCTGGGCTGAACCTCCAGGCACACCTGCAATCAGCGCCTGTGCTGATTGTGTTTGCGATCCTTTTCAGCCTCTTTGCCCTGGCCATGTTTGGCGCTTTTAACCTCCAGCTATCGCCACGCTTTGCCAACCGTATTGACCGCTGGCAGGCCCGCGCCCAGCGCAGTGGCCCCCTGGGGCTGGCGGTGGCCGGGGCGCTATCCGTGCTGGTGGTTTCTCCCTGTGTCACCGCCCCTTTGGCGGGCGCCATGGTGTTCATTTCCTCCACCGGAGACGCCTGGCTGGGGGGCGCAGTCCTGTTTGCCCTGGGCATGGGCATGGGGCTACCGCTACTGCTGGTAGGTACTTTTGGTGCCACCTTGTTGCCCCGTTCGGGCGGCTGGATGGAAGGCGTCAAGATTGCCTTTGGCCTGCTCCTGCTCGGCGTTGCGATCTGGATGGTTGAGCGCCTGGTGCCCGCATCAGTGGCGCTGCTGTTATGGGCTGCCCTGGCGATCGGCACTGCCCTGGCACTGGGCGCGCTCAACTTTAATCAGCCGCAGGGCTGGGGCCGTGCGCGCCAGGCGTTGGGCATCCTGCTGCTTGCATGGGGCCTTGCGCTGGTAATTGGCGCCGCCCAGGGAGGCAGCAACCCGCTGCGTCCGCTGCAAGTGTCCTCCAGCGCTTCTTCAGGCAGCACTGAGCAGCCAACTCTGGCCTTCCAGAACGTCAACAGCCTGGCCGCTCTCGAAAACGCGATCAGCCAGGCGGACGCCCAGAGCAAGCCGGTATTTGTTCACTTCACCGCCGATTGGTGCATTTCCTGTAAGCAGTTAGAACGCGAGGTCTACCCGACGCCCGAGGTGGCTTCTGCCTTGAACGACTATGTACTGATCAAGGCCGATGTTACCCAGACGGATCAGCGCAGCCGTGAACTGCTTGAACACTTTGACCTGTTCGGTCCGCCTAGCCTGCTGTTTTTCAACCAGGGAGAAGAAGTTGTCGATGCGCGCATTCAGGGTGAGGTCAGCGCTGCTCAGCTGTCTCAGCATCTGGGTGAGCTGAACCGCTGGCTGGCAGGTTGAAGGACCTGCCCTCAAACGCCTGTCATTCAGGGTATTTGGCGGTAAGATCATCAAACGTTCAGGCAAAAGCGACCCTTGCTGGTTGGGGCTGGCGTTGCTGGACAATGGCGTCGTTTTTCGGCAAACTTTGCGGTTATCAAGATCAAAACTGTCGCATAAATTGACCGACTCTCAAGCAAGATTCATCAACGTGCCGGTTTATGGCGTTTTTTGATCCCGGTTTACTACGCCTTGTCTGCCTGATTCAAAGCGCTGTGTTGCGCGTCTACCATCAGGCTGAGCAAGGCCATATTTTTCATATTTCGAGTGTAGGACAAGTCAATGGATATCCGTAAAGTCAAGAAACTGATCGAGCTATTGGAAGAATCCGACATCAGCGAGATCGAGATTCAGGAAGGTGAAGAGTCGGTTCGCATCAGCCGACATCCTAACGGCATCCCTATGGCTTCTTACCCGATGCCCCAATATGCGCCTCAGGCTCCACAAGCCCCTGCACCGGCAGCAGCCAGCCCCAGCCCGGCCGAGGCTGAGCCGGAAAGCGCTGCGTCTGCCTATCGCGGTGTTACCGTCAACTCACCGATGGTGGGCACTTTCTACCGCAGCCCGGCGCCGGGTTCCAAGTCATTCGTTGAAATCGGCGACAGCGTCAAGAAAGGCGATACTATCTGTATCGTTGAAGCCATGAAGATGATGAACCAGATCGAAGCTGATCGCGATGGCGTCATCGAGGCCATTCTTGTCGAGGACGGTGAGCCGGTTGAGTTTGATCAACCCATGCTTTCCATCGCTTGACCTCCTCTTTCTGACACGGGTGGACTTCCCCATGCTGGACAAGGTACTCATCGCCAATCGCGGCGAAATTGCCCTGCGTATTCTGCGCGCTTGTAAAGAACTGGGCATCAAGACCGTGGCAGTGCACTCCAAAGCTGACCGCGAACTGATGCATGTGCGCCTGGCCGACGAAGCTGTCTGCATTGGCCCTGCATCCTCAGCGCAATCCTATCTCAATATTCCCGCCCTGATCAGCGCCGCAGAAGTCACCGACTGCAGCGCGATTCACCCGGGTTACGGTTTTCTTTCCGAAAACGCCAATTTTGCTGAACAGGTTGAGCGCTCTGGGTTTACCTTTATCGGCCCGCGCGCTGACACCATCCGCCTGATGGGCGACAAGGTATGCGCCATCGAGGCGATGAAAAAAGCTGGCGTGCCGACGGTACCCGGCTCAGATGGCCCGCTCGGTGATGATGAAGACACCCTGCTGGCGACTGCCAAGCGCATTGGTTACCCGGTCATCATCAAGGCTGCCGCCGGTGGCGGCGGGCGCGGGATGCGCGTTGTACACACCGAGGCGCACCTGCTTTCGGCCATCAACGTCACCCGCACCGAGGCGCATTCCGCGTTTGGTGACGGCACGGTTTACATGGAAAAATTCCTTGAAAAACCGCGTCACGTCGAAGTTCAGGTACTCGCCGACGGCCAGGGCCACGCTATCCATCTGTATGACCGCGACTGCTCATTGCAGCGCCGTCATCAGAAGGTACTGGAAGAAGCCCCGGCCCCCGGCATTGATCCGGAATCCCGCGCCAGGG from Halomonas sp. CH40 includes these protein-coding regions:
- the accC gene encoding acetyl-CoA carboxylase biotin carboxylase subunit — its product is MLDKVLIANRGEIALRILRACKELGIKTVAVHSKADRELMHVRLADEAVCIGPASSAQSYLNIPALISAAEVTDCSAIHPGYGFLSENANFAEQVERSGFTFIGPRADTIRLMGDKVCAIEAMKKAGVPTVPGSDGPLGDDEDTLLATAKRIGYPVIIKAAAGGGGRGMRVVHTEAHLLSAINVTRTEAHSAFGDGTVYMEKFLEKPRHVEVQVLADGQGHAIHLYDRDCSLQRRHQKVLEEAPAPGIDPESRARVLEACRQACLTINYRGAGTFEFLYEDGDFFFIEMNTRVQVEHPVTEMVTGVDIVKEQLLIASGHPLSITQDDVKVSGHAFECRINAEDSRTFMPSPGKVTLYHSPGGLGVRMDSHLYTGYTVPPHYDSLIGKLITWGADRDIALTRMRNALDELLVEGIKTNIDLQKDLVRDSYFRQGGVNIHYLEKKLSS